The following proteins come from a genomic window of Streptomyces liliiviolaceus:
- a CDS encoding GAF domain-containing protein gives MPELPYEERVAAAFVELADTLVRDLGVSGLLYVLAAHCVDLLDVAAAGVLLGMPQGRGVEVGASDECTQALVRLGVEQDEGPCRDCCQARAPVAEVRLDDGVADRCWPRFAPAARRLGFTSVAAVPLRRQDHAVGALVLFRSGPGTLDGGGLRLAQALADVATIGVLQQRTVHELITLVAQLQHALDSRVVIEQAKGCLAQRHDTTLD, from the coding sequence GTGCCTGAACTGCCGTACGAGGAGCGGGTTGCTGCGGCATTCGTCGAGCTCGCCGACACCCTGGTGCGGGATCTTGGTGTGTCCGGTCTTCTGTACGTGCTGGCCGCGCACTGTGTGGATCTGCTGGATGTGGCGGCGGCCGGAGTGCTGCTGGGGATGCCTCAGGGGCGCGGTGTGGAGGTCGGTGCCTCCGACGAGTGCACTCAGGCGCTGGTGCGGCTCGGTGTGGAACAAGACGAGGGGCCCTGCCGGGACTGCTGCCAGGCCCGTGCGCCGGTGGCCGAGGTTCGCCTGGACGACGGCGTGGCCGACCGGTGCTGGCCCCGCTTCGCGCCGGCCGCTCGCCGACTTGGATTCACGTCGGTGGCCGCGGTCCCCCTGCGCCGGCAGGATCATGCCGTCGGTGCGCTGGTCCTCTTCCGCAGTGGGCCGGGGACTTTGGACGGCGGCGGGCTGCGGCTGGCTCAGGCGCTGGCGGACGTCGCGACGATCGGTGTCCTGCAGCAGCGCACCGTCCATGAACTGATCACCCTGGTCGCTCAGCTCCAGCACGCTCTGGATTCCAGAGTCGTCATCGAACAGGCCAAGGGCTGCCTTGCTCAGCGCCATGACACGACCCTGGACTAG
- a CDS encoding ATP-binding protein → MKSVRDDGEHPPDSSHPLSLASPLSGDTFCIAHARHLAAGFLTRAQSEQDVTVSDRAMDLTQLVVSELVTNAHRHAPGPIHMELRITGTMVEVTVQDSTRVQPAAHSLDPGRVGQHGLEIVMAVAEHFDVRLEPSGKRVTAHIALADRHAPTPPPVLA, encoded by the coding sequence ATGAAGTCGGTCCGGGACGACGGTGAACACCCGCCGGACAGCTCTCACCCCCTGTCCCTCGCATCACCCCTGAGCGGAGACACCTTCTGCATCGCTCACGCACGCCACCTCGCCGCCGGCTTCCTCACCCGCGCCCAGAGCGAGCAGGACGTGACCGTCTCCGACCGCGCCATGGACCTCACCCAGCTCGTGGTCAGCGAACTGGTCACCAACGCCCACCGCCACGCCCCCGGCCCGATCCACATGGAACTGCGCATCACCGGCACCATGGTCGAAGTCACCGTGCAGGACAGCACCCGCGTCCAGCCGGCCGCACATTCCCTCGACCCGGGGCGGGTCGGCCAGCACGGACTGGAGATCGTCATGGCGGTCGCCGAACACTTCGACGTCCGCCTCGAACCGTCCGGGAAACGCGTCACCGCCCACATCGCCCTCGCCGACCGCCACGCCCCCACTCCTCCCCCGGTCCTGGCATAA